The window ACCCAGTAAAAATAGTATTAGTCAAATAGTTAAACTCTATGATGTATGAGGGGGTAAAATATATGAACAACAACTTTAACAACTTTGGTAATGAATTTTCTAGCATGAATGATTTGTTTAATCAATTGATGGGTAATATGGGTGGTTATTCCACAGAACGACGTAGTTATAAGATTAATGGTCGCGAAGTAACTCCAGAAGAATTTGCGTTTTATCGTCAAACTGGTCGATTACCATCTAATGAAGAAATGCAAGCTGCTCAAGCTGCGCAACAAGGTAAAATTAAACAAGATGGTATCCTTGCTCGTTTGGGGACAAACTTAACTCAACAAGCTCGTGATGGTAAACTTGATCCTGTAATTGGTCGTAATAAAGAAATCCAAGAAACAGCAGAAATCTTAGCACGTCGTACTAAAAATAATCCTGTACTTGTAGGTGATGCTGGTGTTGGTAAAACTGCAGTAGTAGAAGGCTTGGCACAAGCTATTGTAAATGGTGATGTTCCAGCAGCTATTAAAAATAAAGAAATCATTTCCATTGATATTTCCGGATTGGAAGCTGGTACTCAATACCGTGGTTCTTTCGAAGAAAATATTCAAAACCTTATTAAAGAGGTAAAAGCCGCTGGCAATATTATTTTGTTCTTCGATGAAATTCACCAAATTTTGGGTGCTGGTTCCACAGGTGATGGTCAAGGGTCCAAAGGCTTGGCAGATATCTTAAAACCTGCTTTGTCTCGTGGTGAAATGACTGTTATTGGTGCTACAACACAAGATGAATACCGTAATACAATCATGAAAAACGCGGCTCTCGCTCGTCGTTTTAATGAAGTCAAGGTAAATGCGCCATCTGCAGAGGATACTTTCAAAATCTTACAAGGCATTCGTCCATTGTACGAAGCGCATCATAATATTGAATTGCCAGATGCGGTGTTGAAAGCAGCTGTAGATTATTCCGTACAATATATTCCACAACGTAGCTTGCCTGATAAAGCTATCGACTTAATCGATGTAACAGCAGCTCACTTGGCATCTCAACATCCTGTAACAGATATTAAAACATTGGAAGCCGATATTGCAGATGCTAAAGCAAAACAAGAGGAATATGCTCAAAAAGAAGACTATGAATCTGCGATTAATGAAAAAATGCGTATTCAAAAGTTACAAGCAGAGCTTGATAACCATACAGAAAATCAAAAGGTAGTGGCTAAGGTTAACGATGTAGCAGAAGCCGTTGAAAGAATGATAGGTATCCCTGTATCTCAAATGGGAGCATCCGATATCGAACGCTTGAAAGACATGAAATCTCGTTTAGAAGCTCATGTAATTGGTCAAGATAAAGCAGTAGAAGCTGTATCTAAAGCAATTCGTCGTAACCGTGCAGGCTTTGACGAAGGTAACCGTCCAATCGGTAGCTTCTTATTCGTAGGTCCTACTGGCGTAGGTAAAACAGAATTAGCTAAACAATTAGCTTTAGATATGTTTGGTAACAAAGATGCAATCATTCGCTTGGATATGTCCGAATATAGTGATCGCACAGCCGTATCTAAATTAATCGGCGCTACAGCTGGTTATGTTGGTTATGAAGATAACTCTAATACATTGACTGAACGCGTACGTCGTAATCCTTATTCCATCGTATTATTCGATGAAATCGAAAAAGCAGACCCTCAAGTTATTACATTACTTTTACAAGTATTGGACGATGGTCGCTTAACAGATGGTCAAGGTAACACAGTAAACTTTAAAAATACTGTTATCATCGCTACATCCAATGCAGGTTTCGGTTATGGTAATGACAGTGATGATGAAAATAAAGTAGATGTAATGGAACGCATCGCGCCATTCTTCCGTCCAGAGTTCTTGAACCGTTTCAACGCAGTTATCGAGTTCAATCAATTAAGCAAAGAAGATTTGAAAAAAATCGTAGATTTAATGCTCGATCAAGTTAATAAGACTTTGGCTAAGAAAGACATTACTCTTGATGTAACTGATGCAGCTAAAGAATTGTTGATGGAACAAGGGTATGATAAAACTATGGGCGCTCGTCCGTTACGCCGTGTTGTGGAATCTGAAATCCGAGATAATGTAACAGATTTCTACTTGGATAATATCGATGTAAAACACTTGCTTGCTGATGTTAAGGATGGACACATTGCAATCTCTGAAAAAGCAGATTCCGATGATAGTAAAGACCAAGATAAGGCTGAGAAATAAACAATAGACGTATAAGTGTCGGAATAATCATTTGACAAATCTGAATAAAGTAGTAATATTAATAGCATAATTATATAGTGAGTATGCAAGGGAGCCTATTATATAGGCTGAGAAAGGGCTGCGAGCACCTGACCTTTATACCTGATCGGGATCATGCCCGCGTAGGAAGCACGCTAATACTTAATACGGGTATCGATCATTTTGTTCGATACCCGTTTTTGCATACCTAACTATATATGTCTTTTATATAGGAGGATGTAAAAATGTTTATGACACAATTGGAATCGGCTGTGGCTGGTGTAGTTACGAAGGAAATGAAAGTTGTCGCGGAAAAAGAATGTATGGATGAAGACGTATTACGTTCACTAGTGGCAGCAGGAAAGGTTGTTATTCCTTGTAACAAGCAACATACTAGCATTTCGCCAGAGGGGATTGGTAAGCGTCTTAGAACGAAAGTTAATGTTAATTTAGGTACATCGAAAGACGTTACTGATTATGATAGTGAAATTGAAAAGGTTAATCGAGCCATTCGACTTGGAGCAGAGTCGATCATGGACCTTTCAACTCATGGTGATACTCGTATTTTTAGACGTAAATTAATCGAGACATCGCCAGTAATGATTGGTACGGTGCCTATCTATGATAGTGTTATTCATCATCAAAAAGATTTGGGTGAATTAACGGCTCAAGACTTCTTGGACACTATCCGATTACACGCTCAAGATGGTGTAGATTTTATTACTATCCACAGTGGTATTACGAGAAAAACAATAGATCAAATCAAGAATCATAAACGGTTGCTTAATATTGTTAGTCGCGGAGGCAGTTTGGTATTTGCGTGGATGAGCATGACAGGTCATGAAAATCCATTCTACGAATACTTTGATGAAATCTTAAAGATTTGCAAAGAATATGATGTTACGTTGTCTTTAGGTGATGCTTGTCGTCCAGGTTGCTTGGCGGATGCAACTGATGTGTGCCAAATTGAAGAGCTTGTAAGGCTTGGTGAATTGGCAAAACGAGCGAAACAATATGGTGTACAAGCTATGATTGAAGGACCTGGGCATGTACCTTTACATCAAATACAAATGAATATGGAAGTTCAAGAATCTTTATGTGATGGAGCGCCATTCTATGTATTGGGACCGCTCGTCACAGATATTGCTCCAGGCTATGACCATATTACGGCTGCTATTGGTGGCGCTGTAGCGGGTATGCATGGTGCGTCCTTCTTATGCTACGTTACACCAGCGGAACATTTAGCCTTACCAAATGCAGATGATGTAAAAGACGGAATTATGGCTTTCAAAATAGCGGCGCATGCTGCAGATATTGCTCGTGGTATTCCTAATGCAAGAGATATAGATGACACTATGGCTAAGGCACGTCAAGTTCTCGATTGGGAGTCACAATATGCTTGTGCCCTTGATTCGGAACGGGCTCGTTCTATTCGTGAAAGTAGAGCACCGGAGGAAGATCATGGTGAAACCTGTTCGATGTGTGGCAAGTTTTGTGCTGTACGCAGTATGAATAAAGCTTTACAAGAAGAATATATTGATATTTTATAAGCTTTTTCATATGGGAGGTCACTATGGATTTAATTGTTAATGGAGAGCCAAAGCAGGTTTCAAACGAGCAACTTCATTTGGTTCTTAATGAATTAGGGTATGCCGGTAAACACTTTGTAGTTGAGCTTAATGGCGAGATTCTTAGTAAGGAAACGTATACAACCACTAAATTAACGGCTGCTGATAGATTAGAAATCGTTAGCTTTGTAGGAGGTGGTTGATATGTTGGATTCATTTACTGTAGGTAATACAACATTTTCTAGTCGCTTGTTAGTGGGGACAGGGAAATATGCATCCTATAATTTGATGCATGATGCATTAGTAGCATCACAATCAGATATTGTGACAGTTGCTCTTAGGCGAGTAGGTACAACACAAAGCGAGGAGGATATAATAAACTATATCCCCGATAGAATGCATTTATTACCGAATACATCGGGTGCTAGAAATGCAGACGAGGCTATACGCATTGCACGTATGGCAAAAGCATTAGGCTGTGGTAATTTGATTAAGATTGAAGTCATTCAAGACCAGATGTATTTGATGCCCGATAATTTAGAGACTATTAAAGCCACCGAGGTGTTGGCAAAGGAAGGGTTTATAGTCTTTCCTTATATGAGTCCTAATTTGATGGATGCAAAGCGACTAGTAGATGCTGGTGCTAATTGTGTTATGCCTCTCGCTTCGCCTATTGGTAGTAATCGTGGACTTGAAGCAAAAGGATTGATAGAGATTTTAATCAACTCTATTGATGTGCCTATTATTGTTGATGCAGGGATAGGACGTCCTTCTGATGCAACAATAGCTATGGAAATGGGGGCTAGTGCTGTTCTTGTTAATACGGCTATTGCTACGAGTTCGGACCCAGTAGGCATGGCA of the Veillonella parvula genome contains:
- a CDS encoding ATP-dependent Clp protease ATP-binding subunit yields the protein MNNNFNNFGNEFSSMNDLFNQLMGNMGGYSTERRSYKINGREVTPEEFAFYRQTGRLPSNEEMQAAQAAQQGKIKQDGILARLGTNLTQQARDGKLDPVIGRNKEIQETAEILARRTKNNPVLVGDAGVGKTAVVEGLAQAIVNGDVPAAIKNKEIISIDISGLEAGTQYRGSFEENIQNLIKEVKAAGNIILFFDEIHQILGAGSTGDGQGSKGLADILKPALSRGEMTVIGATTQDEYRNTIMKNAALARRFNEVKVNAPSAEDTFKILQGIRPLYEAHHNIELPDAVLKAAVDYSVQYIPQRSLPDKAIDLIDVTAAHLASQHPVTDIKTLEADIADAKAKQEEYAQKEDYESAINEKMRIQKLQAELDNHTENQKVVAKVNDVAEAVERMIGIPVSQMGASDIERLKDMKSRLEAHVIGQDKAVEAVSKAIRRNRAGFDEGNRPIGSFLFVGPTGVGKTELAKQLALDMFGNKDAIIRLDMSEYSDRTAVSKLIGATAGYVGYEDNSNTLTERVRRNPYSIVLFDEIEKADPQVITLLLQVLDDGRLTDGQGNTVNFKNTVIIATSNAGFGYGNDSDDENKVDVMERIAPFFRPEFLNRFNAVIEFNQLSKEDLKKIVDLMLDQVNKTLAKKDITLDVTDAAKELLMEQGYDKTMGARPLRRVVESEIRDNVTDFYLDNIDVKHLLADVKDGHIAISEKADSDDSKDQDKAEK
- the thiC gene encoding phosphomethylpyrimidine synthase ThiC; protein product: MFMTQLESAVAGVVTKEMKVVAEKECMDEDVLRSLVAAGKVVIPCNKQHTSISPEGIGKRLRTKVNVNLGTSKDVTDYDSEIEKVNRAIRLGAESIMDLSTHGDTRIFRRKLIETSPVMIGTVPIYDSVIHHQKDLGELTAQDFLDTIRLHAQDGVDFITIHSGITRKTIDQIKNHKRLLNIVSRGGSLVFAWMSMTGHENPFYEYFDEILKICKEYDVTLSLGDACRPGCLADATDVCQIEELVRLGELAKRAKQYGVQAMIEGPGHVPLHQIQMNMEVQESLCDGAPFYVLGPLVTDIAPGYDHITAAIGGAVAGMHGASFLCYVTPAEHLALPNADDVKDGIMAFKIAAHAADIARGIPNARDIDDTMAKARQVLDWESQYACALDSERARSIRESRAPEEDHGETCSMCGKFCAVRSMNKALQEEYIDIL
- the thiS gene encoding sulfur carrier protein ThiS, producing MDLIVNGEPKQVSNEQLHLVLNELGYAGKHFVVELNGEILSKETYTTTKLTAADRLEIVSFVGGG
- a CDS encoding thiazole synthase, whose product is MLDSFTVGNTTFSSRLLVGTGKYASYNLMHDALVASQSDIVTVALRRVGTTQSEEDIINYIPDRMHLLPNTSGARNADEAIRIARMAKALGCGNLIKIEVIQDQMYLMPDNLETIKATEVLAKEGFIVFPYMSPNLMDAKRLVDAGANCVMPLASPIGSNRGLEAKGLIEILINSIDVPIIVDAGIGRPSDATIAMEMGASAVLVNTAIATSSDPVGMAQAFYHAVEAGRKAYLAKCAPKKSVGNASSPLTGFLRK